From one Formosa sediminum genomic stretch:
- the atpH gene encoding ATP synthase F1 subunit delta, which yields MAGSRAAIRYAKAVIALAQESNSAEVVNKDMTLIAKTIANSKDLSDMLESPVLKSSVKKAVLLEVFNYITPATVNLFDVLIENKRISILEDVANTYTILFEQLSGTDIATVTTVVPLTSDLEAKVLVKLKELTGKTVEIKNVIDENIIGGFVLRVGDLQYDASVANKLNKIKQEFSLN from the coding sequence ATGGCAGGATCAAGAGCAGCAATACGCTACGCAAAAGCAGTTATAGCATTAGCACAGGAAAGTAATTCAGCAGAAGTTGTAAATAAAGATATGACTTTAATTGCTAAAACTATTGCAAATAGTAAAGACTTAAGCGATATGTTAGAGAGTCCTGTATTAAAATCTTCAGTAAAAAAAGCTGTGTTGTTAGAAGTCTTTAATTATATCACACCAGCAACAGTTAACTTATTTGATGTTCTTATTGAAAATAAAAGAATATCAATTTTAGAAGATGTAGCAAATACTTACACTATATTGTTTGAACAATTATCTGGTACAGATATTGCAACTGTAACAACTGTAGTACCTTTAACTAGTGATCTAGAAGCAAAAGTGCTAGTAAAACTTAAAGAGTTAACTGGGAAAACTGTTGAAATTAAAAATGTAATAGACGAAAACATCATAGGTGGTTTCGTATTACGCGTTGGCGATTTACAATATGATGCAAGTGTAGCTAACAAACTAAATAAAATAAAACAAGAATTTTCATTAAATTAA
- the atpG gene encoding ATP synthase F1 subunit gamma, translating to MANLKEIRNRIASVSSTMQITSAMKMVSAAKLKKAQDAITAMRPYSDKLTELLQTLSATIDSDISNKYSEQREVNKVLIIPVTSNRGLCGAFNSNIIKEVNNLVQTKYAGKDVSYFVIGKKANDAFKKTNKIVANRSDVFDDLSFENVAEIAESLMQKFVAGEFDKIDIVYNQFKNAATQIVTTEQFLPISPIEVEKDVNTDYIFEPSKLEIIEQLIPKSLKNQLFKGLRDSFASEHGARMTAMHKATDNATELRDQLKLTYNKARQAAITNEILEIVGGAEALNN from the coding sequence ATGGCAAATTTAAAAGAAATACGTAACAGAATAGCTTCGGTATCTTCAACGATGCAGATTACTAGTGCCATGAAAATGGTATCTGCTGCAAAGTTAAAGAAAGCGCAAGATGCTATTACTGCTATGCGTCCTTATTCAGACAAACTTACAGAGCTTTTACAAACATTAAGTGCAACGATAGATTCTGATATTTCTAATAAATATTCAGAACAAAGAGAAGTTAACAAGGTACTTATTATACCTGTTACGTCTAATAGAGGGTTGTGTGGTGCGTTTAACTCTAATATTATTAAAGAGGTAAACAATTTAGTTCAAACCAAGTATGCTGGTAAAGATGTGTCTTATTTTGTTATTGGAAAAAAAGCCAATGATGCATTTAAAAAGACCAATAAGATTGTAGCCAATAGAAGTGATGTTTTTGATGATTTGTCGTTTGAAAACGTAGCCGAAATTGCTGAGTCTTTAATGCAAAAATTTGTTGCCGGTGAGTTTGATAAAATTGATATCGTATACAATCAATTTAAAAATGCTGCAACTCAAATTGTAACTACAGAACAATTCTTACCTATTTCTCCTATCGAAGTAGAAAAAGATGTGAATACAGATTATATTTTTGAGCCATCAAAATTAGAAATTATAGAACAATTAATTCCTAAATCTCTGAAAAATCAGTTGTTTAAAGGCTTAAGAGATTCTTTTGCTAGTGAACACGGTGCACGTATGACTGCAATGCATAAAGCAACAGATAATGCAACCGAATTAAGAGATCAATTAAAATTAACATATAATAAAGCCCGTCAAGCAGCGATTACTAACGAAATATTAGAAATTGTTGGTGGTGCAGAAGCACTTAATAATTAA
- the atpA gene encoding F0F1 ATP synthase subunit alpha — MAEVKPAEVTAILKQQLQGFEAGATLNEVGTVLTVGDGIARVYGLANAQYGELVDFGNGLEGIVLNLEEDNVGVVLLGPSQFVKEGTTVKRTERIASINVGEGIVGRVVDTLGNPIDGKGPITGDTYQMPLERKAPGVIFREPVTEPLQTGIKAIDAMIPVGRGQRELVIGDRQTGKTAVCIDTILNQKEFYDAGEPVYCIYVAVGQKASTVALIAKTLEEKGALAYTTIVAANASDPAPMQVYAPFSGAAIGEYFRDTGRPALIVFDDLSKQAVAYREVSLLLRRPPGREAYPGDVFYLHSRLLERAAKVINNDEIAKDMNDLPDSLKPIVKGGGSLTALPIIETQAGDVSAYIPTNVISITDGQIFLDGDLFNSGVRPAINVGISVSRVGGNAQIKSMKKVSGTLKLDQAQFRELEAFAKFGSDLDAVTLNVIEKGKRNVEILKQAQNDPFKVEDQIAIIYAGSKNLLKDVPVDKVKAFESDFLEFLRAKHAGVLSTLKAGKLTDEVTDTLAAVAKEVAVKFKA, encoded by the coding sequence ATGGCAGAAGTAAAACCAGCTGAAGTAACAGCAATCTTAAAGCAACAACTACAAGGTTTTGAAGCGGGAGCAACTTTAAATGAAGTGGGAACGGTATTAACTGTAGGAGATGGTATTGCACGTGTTTACGGATTGGCTAATGCACAATATGGTGAATTAGTAGATTTTGGAAACGGTCTTGAAGGGATTGTATTAAACCTTGAAGAAGATAACGTAGGTGTAGTATTATTAGGACCTTCACAATTTGTAAAAGAAGGAACAACTGTAAAACGTACAGAACGTATCGCATCTATTAATGTAGGTGAAGGTATTGTTGGTCGTGTAGTAGATACTTTAGGAAATCCAATAGATGGTAAAGGACCTATAACTGGTGATACTTACCAAATGCCACTAGAGCGTAAAGCACCGGGTGTAATTTTTAGAGAACCCGTAACCGAGCCATTACAAACAGGTATTAAAGCTATTGATGCTATGATTCCGGTTGGTAGAGGTCAGCGAGAATTGGTTATTGGAGACAGACAAACTGGTAAAACAGCTGTTTGTATTGATACCATTTTAAATCAAAAAGAATTTTACGATGCAGGCGAGCCTGTATATTGTATATATGTTGCCGTTGGTCAAAAAGCATCAACAGTAGCTTTAATTGCTAAAACGTTAGAAGAAAAAGGTGCTTTAGCCTATACTACTATTGTTGCAGCAAATGCATCAGATCCAGCACCAATGCAAGTATATGCGCCATTTTCAGGTGCTGCAATTGGAGAGTATTTTAGAGATACTGGTAGACCAGCTTTAATTGTTTTTGATGATTTATCGAAACAAGCCGTAGCTTACCGTGAGGTGTCTTTATTATTACGTCGTCCACCAGGACGTGAGGCATATCCTGGAGATGTCTTTTACTTACACTCTCGTTTATTAGAGCGTGCTGCAAAAGTTATTAATAATGACGAGATTGCTAAAGATATGAATGATCTTCCAGATTCATTAAAGCCAATCGTAAAAGGTGGTGGTTCTTTAACCGCTTTACCAATTATTGAAACACAAGCAGGAGACGTATCTGCATATATTCCAACAAATGTAATTTCTATTACAGATGGACAAATCTTCTTAGATGGAGATTTATTTAACTCTGGTGTACGTCCAGCAATTAACGTAGGTATTTCTGTATCGCGTGTTGGTGGTAATGCACAGATTAAATCAATGAAAAAAGTATCTGGTACATTAAAATTAGATCAAGCGCAATTCCGTGAATTAGAAGCATTCGCGAAGTTCGGATCAGATTTAGATGCCGTAACTTTAAACGTAATTGAAAAAGGTAAGCGTAACGTAGAGATTTTAAAACAAGCTCAAAATGATCCGTTTAAAGTAGAAGATCAAATTGCAATTATTTATGCAGGTTCTAAAAACTTATTAAAAGATGTTCCTGTAGATAAAGTTAAAGCATTTGAAAGTGATTTCCTTGAATTCTTAAGAGCTAAACATGCAGGTGTTTTAAGCACACTTAAAGCAGGAAAATTAACAGATGAAGTTACAGATACATTAGCTGCAGTTGCTAAAGAAGTAGCAGTTAAATTTAAAGCATAA
- a CDS encoding F0F1 ATP synthase subunit B yields the protein MDQLLNDFSPGLFIMQAVILIILIVLLGKFAWKPILESLQTREDGISDAIEAAEKAKLELQNLQADNEKLLNEARVERDTMLKEARDMKEKMVLDAKEEAQHQANNMIEAAKQAIEGEKKAAMVEIKNHVAELSLEIAEKVVRGELSNKDKQLELVDSLLGKDTLN from the coding sequence ATGGATCAGTTATTAAACGATTTTTCACCAGGATTGTTCATTATGCAAGCCGTTATTCTTATAATCTTAATTGTATTATTAGGGAAATTTGCTTGGAAACCTATATTAGAGTCTTTACAAACTCGTGAGGATGGAATCTCAGATGCAATAGAGGCAGCAGAGAAAGCAAAATTAGAATTACAAAATCTTCAAGCAGATAATGAAAAATTATTGAATGAAGCAAGAGTTGAACGTGATACGATGCTTAAAGAAGCACGTGATATGAAAGAGAAAATGGTTCTGGATGCTAAAGAAGAAGCTCAGCATCAAGCAAATAATATGATCGAGGCTGCTAAACAAGCAATTGAAGGAGAAAAGAAAGCCGCTATGGTCGAGATTAAAAATCATGTTGCAGAACTATCTTTAGAAATAGCCGAAAAAGTTGTACGCGGAGAATTATCTAATAAAGACAAGCAATTAGAATTGGTAGATTCTTTACTTGGTAAAGACACTTTAAACTAA
- the atpE gene encoding ATP synthase F0 subunit C — protein sequence MYNLIGAGLIVIGAGLGLGKIGGSAMEAIARQPEAAGKIQTAMIIIGALLEGLAFGALILGK from the coding sequence ATGTACAATTTAATTGGAGCAGGATTAATCGTAATCGGTGCTGGATTAGGTCTTGGAAAAATTGGTGGTAGCGCAATGGAAGCTATTGCTCGTCAACCAGAAGCAGCTGGAAAAATCCAAACTGCCATGATTATTATTGGAGCGTTATTAGAAGGTTTAGCATTCGGTGCTTTAATCTTAGGTAAATAA